Proteins from one Mixophyes fleayi isolate aMixFle1 chromosome 9, aMixFle1.hap1, whole genome shotgun sequence genomic window:
- the LOC142102214 gene encoding cytochrome P450 2G1-like, whose amino-acid sequence MFLPIAVIILVLLCLVCKAWLKKGTKALLPPGPPPLPLIGNILQMRPQKFLLSLQKCQEKYGPVYTVYFGSKPAVMLCGYDIVKETLIDQKDVFSGRGKMPLAEYVLKGYGITASNGERWKQMRRFALTTLRNFGMGKRSIEERIEEEAKFLVEKFGKTEGMPFDPTFLFGCAVSNIICSIVFGKQFDYTDEQFLSLLKNISGTLRFMNSTWGFIFYNFHGFLRNIPGPHHGGMRCLTDLKAFIQERVKKSLETLDIHSPRHFIDCFLTKIQQDKQNPETEFHMENLVASTLNLFFAGTETISTTLRYGFLILLKYPEIQGKIQKEIDQIIGDKSPSAEDRSRMPYTEAVIHEIQRFCDIVPTGLPHCTTEDTFIRGYFIPKGTEVFPLLTTILKDPKYFPQPEVFSPDRFLDDRGAMKKSEALLPFSAGRRVCPGEGLARMELFLFLTILLQKFTLTTLVSPEDLDLSPDISSTGHLPRYYKMSAIPRH is encoded by the exons ATGTTTCTGCCTATTGCTGTTATCATTCTTGTCCTTCTTTGTCTGGTCTGCAAAGCATGGTTGAAAAAGGGCACAAAGGCCCTTCTGCCGCCCGGTCCACCTCCACTTCCACTGATTGGTAACATTCTCCAAATGAGACCTCAAAAGTTCCTGCTGTCACTCCAAAAG TGCCAGGAAAAATACGGCCCAGTGTACACTGTGTACTTTGGATCTAAGCCAGCAGTGATGCTTTGTGGATATGATATAGTGAAAGAGACCCTAATAGACCAGAAAGATGTGTTCAGTGGAAGAGGAAAGATGCCATTGGCTGAATATGTGCTGAAAGGATATG GCATCACAGCCAGCAACGGAGAGCGCTGGAAACAAATGCGTCGTTTTGCACTTACCACCCTAAGGAATTTTGGGATGGGGAAGAGAAGCATTGAGGAGAGAATAGAGGAGGAGGCAAAGTTTCTTGTGGAGAAATTTGGAAAAACTGAAG GGATGCCGTTTGACCCCACATTTCTCTTTGGCTGTGCCGTCTCCAACATCATCTGCTCTATTGTGTTTGGGAAGCAATTTGATTACACGGATGAGCAGTTTTTGTCTCTGCTGAAGAATATCAGTGGGACCCTGCGCTTCATGAACTCTACATGGGGTTTC ATTTTTTACAACTTCCATGGGTTCCTGCGCAATATCCCTGGTCCTCATCATGGTGGGATGCGCTGTTTGACAGACCTGAAAGCATTTATCCAGGAGAGGGTAAAAAAGAGTTTGGAGACCCTGGATATTCATTCTCCCCGGCACTTCATCGACTGTTTTCTGACTAAGATACAGCAG GATAAGCAAAATCCAGAAACAGAGTTTCACATGGAGAATCTTGTGGCATCTACATTAAACTTGTTCTTTGCTGGGACAGAGACCATCAGCACCACTCTTCGATATGGTTTCCTCATTCTACTCAAATATCCAGAAATACAAG GTAAAATCCAAAAGGAAATAGACCAGATAATAGGTGATAAGAGTCCATCGGCAGAAGACCGCAGCAGGATGCCTTATACTGAAGCTGTCATCCATGAGATCCAGAGATTCTGTGACATTGTCCCAActggactgccccactgcacaacaGAGGATACCTTTATCCGAGGCTACTTTATCCCCAAG GGCACAGAGGTGTTCCCCTTGCTGACAACTATACTGAAGGATCCTAAATACTTTCCGCAGCCAGAGGTGTTTTCCCCAGATCGGTTCTTGGATGATCGGGGGGCAATGAAGAAGAGCGAGGCTCTGCTACCATTCTCTGCGG GGAGGCGGGTGTGTCCAGGTGAAGGTCTAGCTCGCATGGAGCTGTTTCTGTTTCTCACAATACTCCTCCAGAAGTTCACCCTGACCACATTGGTGTCTCCAGAGGACTTGGACTTAAGCCCTGATATCAGCAGTACCGGACACCTCCCCCGCTACTACAAGATGTCTGCCATTCCTCGTCACTAG